The Chryseobacterium sp. JV274 sequence TGGAAGTGCTTTGGCTTTAATGGAATGTAAACCTCGTCATAATACGACAGATACAGCAACATTATATTGGGCAGGAATTCCGGGCAATGCAGCAGATTTTCCAAGTGAAGAAAGCTTCTACACATTCATCGAACCTGCTTTATGTTTTTTCACATGGGAAACCAATTATCAGGATTCACCGTCACCATTTGGGATTAAGATGGCTGACCGTCTAACGGGAAAGCCGATTCATCTGGATATTTCAGATCTGCCGATGAAGCAGGGGATTATCACCAATAGAAATAAGTTTATTCTTGGACCTTCCGGAAGTGGTAAATCCTTCTTTACGAACCATATGGTACGACAGTATTATGAGCAGGGAGCGCATGTCCTTATTGTAGATACCGGAAATTCCTACCAGGGATTATGTGAACTCATTAAAGGTAAAACCAGAGGAGAGGATGGTGTGTATTTCACTTATACAGAAGACAATCCTATTGCTTTCAATCCTTTCTATACCGATGACGGAATCTTTGACATTGAAAAAAGGGAGAGTATCAAAACCTTGATTCTGACACTATGGAAAAGAGATGATGAACCACCAACCCGTTCAGAGGAAGTGGCCCTGTCCAATGCTGTAAGTGGATACATTGAAGTGATAAAATCTAATGACCAGCATCCTTCTTTCAATAGATTCTATGAGTATGTCAAAGAAGATTACCAGAAGGTACTGGAGCAGAAGAAAGTCAGGGAAAAAGACTTTGATATTGCTAACTTTCTCAATGTGTTGGAACCTTACTACAGAGGAGGGGAGTATGACTATCTGCTCAATTCAGAGAAGCAACTGGACTTGTTATCCAAGCGTTTTATAGTCTTTGAAATTGATGCGATTAAAGATCATAAAATTCTGTTCCCTATTGTGACCATTATCATAATGGAAGTCTTCATCAATAAGATGCGAAGATTAAAAGGAATCAGAAAACTCATCCTCATCGAAGAAGCCTGGAAAGCCATTGCCAAAGAAGGTATGGCAGAGTACATCAAATACCTTTTCAAGACGGTAAGAAAATTTTTCGGAGAAGCCATTGTGGTGACTCAGGAAGTCGATGATATTATCCAGTCACCGATTGTTAAGGAAAGTATCATCAACAATTCGGATTGTAAGATTCTTCTTGACCAAAGGAAGTACATGAACAAGTTTGATGATATTCAGGCAATGCTGGGACTAACCGATAAAGAAAAAGCTCAGGTGCTTTCTATCAATATGAATAATGACCCTCGAAGGCTTTACAAAGAAGTTTGGATTGGATTAGGCGGAACGCACTCTGCGGTCTACGCGACCGAAGTATCTACCGAAGAATATCTGGCCTATACTACAGAAGAAACGGAAAAATTGGAAGTGATGAATCTTGCATCAGAACTTGAAGGCAATGTCGAACATGCCATCAAGAGGATTTCTCTTAAGAGAATCAAATCGAATACAAAAGAAAATTAAATCATTTAAAAATTTAAAAACAATGAAAAACTTAATCATTAAAACCTTAATGGTAGCATTTTTTGCTGCCGTGACCTATACAAAAGCACAATTTGTCGTAACAGATCCCGCAAACCTGGCTTCGGGAATTTTAAACTCAGCCAATGAAATCGTGCAGACTTCATCAACGGTATCTAACGTTGTTAAGAACTTCAATGAAGTTAAGAAAGTATATGAACAGGGTAAGGAGTATTATGACCAGCTGAAAGCCATTAATAATCTGGTCAAAGATGCCAGAAAGGTTCAGCAGACTGTTCTTTTGGTAGGTGATGTTTCTGAGATGTATGTGAATAATTTCGGTAAAATGCTGAGTGATCCCAACTTCAATGCGCAAGAATTAGCTTCTATTGCCAATGGTTATTCTGCGCTTCTTACCGAGAGTACGGAGCTATTGAAAGAACTCAAAGAGATCATCACTTCTAACGGTCTTTCTCTGAATGATAAAGAAAGGATGGATGTTGTTGACAGAGTCTATAAAGAGGTCAAAGCGTATCATAATCTGGTACGATACTATACCAATAAGAATATTTCGGTTAGTTATCTCAGAGCAAAAAAACAGAACAACACCCAAAGGGTGTTAGATCTTTACGGAACCTCTAATCAAAAATACTGGTAAGATGGAACCGAGCAACTTACACGAAGTACTTCGTTCCGTTTATGAGGAAATGATGCCGATGTGCGCTGATATGGCGGCAGTAGCCAAAGGTGTTGCGGGATTGGGAGCTTTATTCTATGTAGCACTAAAAGTCTGGCAGTCATTGAGCCGTGTAGAACCTATTGATTTGTTTCCCATGCTGAGACCTTTTGCCATAGGCATATGCATTATGTTTTTTTCGACATTGGTTTTAGGAAGTCTTAATGGGGTAATGAGTCCGATTGTTAAGGGAAGCCACTCAATGCTGGAAAATCAAGTGTTGGATATGAATGAACTGCAGCAGAAAAAGGATCTTTTAGAACGAGAAGCGATGCTCAGGAATCCGGAGATGGCTTACCTTATTTCAAATGAAGAATTTGATAAAAAGCTGGAAGAGCTAGGATGGTCGCCATCGGATTTGGTCACGATGTCCGGAATGTATATTGAACGAGAAATGTTTGCCATCAAAAAAGATATCAGAGATGGTTTCCGGGAGTTTCTTGAAATATTGTTTCAATCGGCAGCCTTGGTTATTGATACGATAAGGACATTCTTTCTGATAGTGCTTTCAATCTTGGGACCAGTAGCATTCGCGATTTCAGTTTGGGATGGATTTCAGACCACTTTAAGTCAATGGCTGACAAGATATATCAGTGTTTACCTATGGCTGCCTGTTGCTGATATTTTCAGTGCCATTCTTGCCAAGATACAAACCTTGATCTTGGAACGGGATATCGAAATGCTCGCAGATCCAACCTTTATTCCTGATACCTCAAATACCGTTTACATCATCTATATGGTGATTGGGATCATAGGTTATTTTACGGTGCCAACGGTGACTGGTTGGGTAATTCAGG is a genomic window containing:
- a CDS encoding TraG family conjugative transposon ATPase, with the translated sequence MRNSSKAATLESKFPLLAIENDCIISKDADVTICFKVRLPELFTVASTEYEAMHSTWFKAIKTLPDFTVVHKQDWFIKENYNPDLSREDQSFLSKSFERHFNERPFLNHYCYLFITKTSKERMRMQSNFSSLCKGKLIPKEIKDKEVINRFLESVDQLERIMNDSGYIHLERITEDEISGTSERSGLLEQYLTLSRETHPSLQDIKLGSEEMRIGNNRISMHTLSDTEDLPGTVSSHSRYEKLSTDRSDCLLSFASPVGLLLSCNHIYNQYLFIDNSDENLRQFEKSARNMHSLARYSRANQINKAWIEKYLNEAHSFSLQSIRAHFNVMSWSDNPAELKQLKNDTGSALALMECKPRHNTTDTATLYWAGIPGNAADFPSEESFYTFIEPALCFFTWETNYQDSPSPFGIKMADRLTGKPIHLDISDLPMKQGIITNRNKFILGPSGSGKSFFTNHMVRQYYEQGAHVLIVDTGNSYQGLCELIKGKTRGEDGVYFTYTEDNPIAFNPFYTDDGIFDIEKRESIKTLILTLWKRDDEPPTRSEEVALSNAVSGYIEVIKSNDQHPSFNRFYEYVKEDYQKVLEQKKVREKDFDIANFLNVLEPYYRGGEYDYLLNSEKQLDLLSKRFIVFEIDAIKDHKILFPIVTIIIMEVFINKMRRLKGIRKLILIEEAWKAIAKEGMAEYIKYLFKTVRKFFGEAIVVTQEVDDIIQSPIVKESIINNSDCKILLDQRKYMNKFDDIQAMLGLTDKEKAQVLSINMNNDPRRLYKEVWIGLGGTHSAVYATEVSTEEYLAYTTEETEKLEVMNLASELEGNVEHAIKRISLKRIKSNTKEN
- a CDS encoding DUF4141 domain-containing protein, producing MVAFFAAVTYTKAQFVVTDPANLASGILNSANEIVQTSSTVSNVVKNFNEVKKVYEQGKEYYDQLKAINNLVKDARKVQQTVLLVGDVSEMYVNNFGKMLSDPNFNAQELASIANGYSALLTESTELLKELKEIITSNGLSLNDKERMDVVDRVYKEVKAYHNLVRYYTNKNISVSYLRAKKQNNTQRVLDLYGTSNQKYW
- the traJ gene encoding conjugative transposon protein TraJ yields the protein MEPSNLHEVLRSVYEEMMPMCADMAAVAKGVAGLGALFYVALKVWQSLSRVEPIDLFPMLRPFAIGICIMFFSTLVLGSLNGVMSPIVKGSHSMLENQVLDMNELQQKKDLLEREAMLRNPEMAYLISNEEFDKKLEELGWSPSDLVTMSGMYIEREMFAIKKDIRDGFREFLEILFQSAALVIDTIRTFFLIVLSILGPVAFAISVWDGFQTTLSQWLTRYISVYLWLPVADIFSAILAKIQTLILERDIEMLADPTFIPDTSNTVYIIYMVIGIIGYFTVPTVTGWVIQAGGAGNFIRNVNQTATKSGNVAGAAVGSATGNISGRLLK